One segment of Strix uralensis isolate ZFMK-TIS-50842 chromosome 11, bStrUra1, whole genome shotgun sequence DNA contains the following:
- the PATL2 gene encoding protein PAT1 homolog 2 isoform X3, whose product MRAVEKAGLGFSVPRKTQILEDYLLVEDVPLLEEMAEEDEELDLYNEMTFGLDRDSTEEDAAKPLMPPETSPELAKAVVEEIEAGDELGLQVAEQLEELGEPQEDGGMELEAELEEEEEELGTEEDQESCEEPNDLGDPAVMRAVQSKPTLESQDSAVLDSRIGACWAEFGKEDLAMDPVVWGSCPGSIPPHHMLEDKAILQVLEGPPPSPNVALDFLGPTVQRGYGGSPRLKRPDLRLMSPKSFPQRFLQQHPLLSPALQQPPLMPRSPCSPRPFTPAHRPSLFFASNQTTGYASPSSFQPVSPSISSPPRSLATHFGPMSPSLDPALFFSPSASGQLNLSLPSHMTQLHPQHQRILTQRQQQGGQAQSISPKKLWSPKVDPYAGLMTSKEKDWVVKVEMIQLQSENMDDDYYYQTYYHRLERRQAEEELLGGRNKQEPPKLVTPFIQKVETYNSVVRIAGSLGQVAVSTCYSPRRAIDAVHHALVEEAAGSHRLRALHRIEKLFLQLLEVEEMQRKMSLALEEQQPCCQVQKSQEVERIYQALKIRACSSNEEAEDEFLQLLCVQKGKKLTARLLPHLTQEQAEKILLTITHHLPFLMKKDVLDESLSLLYSPLNEVVGRMTFSKLIEVLQEMTRPLPESPELPLTMALKNQFGISLLYSLLSHGERLLSSDVPLEPRGGDFEMWTDMVFLVARELSQVPRALLVEPLFLPSNLLSLFCRYLDKQTVHHLEAKMECSPLLSEAAMPC is encoded by the exons ATGAGAGCAGTGGAAAAAGCCGGGCTGGGGTTTTCTGTGCCCCGAAAGACCCAG ATCCTTGAGGACTACCTGCTGGTGGAAGATGTGCCTCTGCTGGAGGAGATGGCTGAGGAGGATGAAGAGCTTGACCTGTATAACGAGATGACCTTTGGATTAG ACCGAGACTCCACTGAGGAGGATGCCGCAAAACCCTTGATGCCTCCAGAGACGAGCCCTGAACTGGCCAAAGCGGTGGTAGAGGAGATCGAGGCCGGGGATGAACTGGGGCTCCAAGTGGCTGAGCAGCTTGAGGAGCTGGGAGAGCCCCAGGAGGACGGTGGGATGGAGCTGGAGGCTGAgttggaggaagaggaggaggagctggggactgAGGAAGACCAGGAGTCCTGTGAGGAGCCCAATGACCTGGGAGACCCAGCGGTGATGAGAGCTGTGCAGAGCAAACCCACACTGGAG AGCCAGGACTCAGCGGTGCTGGACAGCAGGATTGGTGCTTGCTGGGCAGAGTTTGGCAAAGAGGAT CTGGCGATGGATCCTGTGGTGTGGGGGTCCTGCCCTGGCAGCATCCCACCCCACCACATGCTGGAG gaTAAAGCCATCCTCCAGGTTCTGGAGGGGCCCCCACCATCCCCCAATGTGGCCCTTGACTTCCTTGGCCCCACTGTGCAGAGGGGCTACGGAGGGTCTCCCCGGCTCAAGCGCCCTGACTTAAGACTGATGTCTCCCAAGTCCTTCCCCCAGCGCTTTCTCCAGCAG CATCCCCTCCtgtctcctgccctgcagcagcctccTCTGATGCCTCGCTCCCCATGCTCCCCTCGGCCCTTCACACCGGCTCACAGACCCTCTCTGTTCTTCGCTTCTAACCAG aCCACAGGGTACGCGTCTCCGAGCTCTTTCCAGCCCGTGTCACCCAGTATCAGCAGCCCGCCACGGTCTCTTGCCACGCACTTCGGTCCCATGTCTCCCTCTTTGGACCCTGCTCTCTTCTTCAGTCCGTCGGCCAGTGGCCAGCTGAACCTCAG CCTGCCCAGCCACATgacccagctgcacccccagcaccagCGGATCCTGAcccagaggcagcagcaaggCGGGCAGGCGCAGAG CATCTCCCCCAAGAAGCTGTGGTCTCCTAAAGTGGACCCTTATGCTGGGCTGATGACTTCCAAGGAGAAGGACTGGGTTGTCAAGGTGGAGATGATCCAGCTGCAGAGTGAGAACATGGATGATGACTACTACTACCAG ACATACTACCACCGGCTGGAGCGCAGACAGGCTGAGGAGGAGCTGCTTGGTGGGCGCAACAAGCAGGAGCCCCCCAAGCTGGTCACGCCCTTCATCCAGAAAGTGGAGACATACAACTCTG TGGTGCGCATCGCGGGCTCGCTGGGACAGGTCGCGGTGTCCACTTGCTACAGCCCTCGCCGGGCCATTGATGCTGTGCACCATGCCCTCGTGGAGGAG GCTGCGGGGAGCCACCGGCTTCGGGCGCTGCACAGGATTGAGAAG CTCTTCCTACAGCTGCTGGAAGTGGAGGAGATGCAGCGGAAGATGTCCCTGgccctggaggagcagcagccctgctgtCAGGTGCAGAAGAGCCAAGAAGTGGAGCGTATCTACCAAGCCTTGAAAATCAGGGCTTGCAGCAGCAACGA GGAGGCAGAGGATGAATTCCTGCAACTGCTGTGTGTGCAGAAAGGCAAGAAGCTCACAGCGCGGCTGCTGCCCCACCTGACCCAAGAGCAAGCGGAGAAGATCCTGCTGACCATCACCCACCACCTGCCCTTCCTCATGAAGAAAGATGTGCTGGACGAG TCTCTCTCCCTGCTCTACAGCCCATTGAACGAGGTGGTGGGCAGGATGACCTTCAGCAAACTCATCGAGGTCCTGCAGGAGATGACCAGGCCTCTGCCTGAGTCCCCTGAACTGCCCCTCACCATGGCCTTGAAGAATCAG TTTGGGATCTCCTTGCTCTACTCCCTGCTGAGCCACGGTGAGAGGCTGCTGTCCTCTGATGTGCCGCTGGAGCCGCGCGGTGGGGACTTCGAGATGTG GACAGACATGGTGTTCCTGGTCGCTCGGGAGCTGTCACAAGTGCCCAGGGCCTTGCTGGTGGAGCCTCTCTTCTTGCCTAGCAACCTTCTCTCGCTCTTCTGCCGCTACCTGGACAAGCAGACCGTCCACCATCTGGAAGCCAAGATGGA GTGCTCCCCGCTGCTGTCGGAGGCTGCCATGCCGTGCTGA
- the PATL2 gene encoding protein PAT1 homolog 2 isoform X4 produces the protein MRAVEKAGLGFSVPRKTQILEDYLLVEDVPLLEEMAEEDEELDLYNEMTFGLDRDSTEEDAAKPLMPPETSPELAKAVVEEIEAGDELGLQVAEQLEELGEPQEDGGMELEAELEEEEEELGTEEDQESCEEPNDLGDPAVMRAVQSKPTLESQDSAVLDSRIGACWAEFGKEDVLAMDPVVWGSCPGSIPPHHMLEDKAILQVLEGPPPSPNVALDFLGPTVQRGYGGSPRLKRPDLRLMSPKSFPQRFLQQHPLLSPALQQPPLMPRSPCSPRPFTPAHRPSLFFASNQTTGYASPSSFQPVSPSISSPPRSLATHFGPMSPSLDPALFFSPSASGQLNLSLPSHMTQLHPQHQRILTQRQQQGGQAQSISPKKLWSPKVDPYAGLMTSKEKDWVVKVEMIQLQSENMDDDYYYQTYYHRLERRQAEEELLGGRNKQEPPKLVTPFIQKVETYNSVVRIAGSLGQVAVSTCYSPRRAIDAVHHALVEEAAGSHRLRALHRIEKLLEVEEMQRKMSLALEEQQPCCQVQKSQEVERIYQALKIRACSSNEEAEDEFLQLLCVQKGKKLTARLLPHLTQEQAEKILLTITHHLPFLMKKDVLDESLSLLYSPLNEVVGRMTFSKLIEVLQEMTRPLPESPELPLTMALKNQFGISLLYSLLSHGERLLSSDVPLEPRGGDFEMWTDMVFLVARELSQVPRALLVEPLFLPSNLLSLFCRYLDKQTVHHLEAKMECSPLLSEAAMPC, from the exons ATGAGAGCAGTGGAAAAAGCCGGGCTGGGGTTTTCTGTGCCCCGAAAGACCCAG ATCCTTGAGGACTACCTGCTGGTGGAAGATGTGCCTCTGCTGGAGGAGATGGCTGAGGAGGATGAAGAGCTTGACCTGTATAACGAGATGACCTTTGGATTAG ACCGAGACTCCACTGAGGAGGATGCCGCAAAACCCTTGATGCCTCCAGAGACGAGCCCTGAACTGGCCAAAGCGGTGGTAGAGGAGATCGAGGCCGGGGATGAACTGGGGCTCCAAGTGGCTGAGCAGCTTGAGGAGCTGGGAGAGCCCCAGGAGGACGGTGGGATGGAGCTGGAGGCTGAgttggaggaagaggaggaggagctggggactgAGGAAGACCAGGAGTCCTGTGAGGAGCCCAATGACCTGGGAGACCCAGCGGTGATGAGAGCTGTGCAGAGCAAACCCACACTGGAG AGCCAGGACTCAGCGGTGCTGGACAGCAGGATTGGTGCTTGCTGGGCAGAGTTTGGCAAAGAGGATGTG CTGGCGATGGATCCTGTGGTGTGGGGGTCCTGCCCTGGCAGCATCCCACCCCACCACATGCTGGAG gaTAAAGCCATCCTCCAGGTTCTGGAGGGGCCCCCACCATCCCCCAATGTGGCCCTTGACTTCCTTGGCCCCACTGTGCAGAGGGGCTACGGAGGGTCTCCCCGGCTCAAGCGCCCTGACTTAAGACTGATGTCTCCCAAGTCCTTCCCCCAGCGCTTTCTCCAGCAG CATCCCCTCCtgtctcctgccctgcagcagcctccTCTGATGCCTCGCTCCCCATGCTCCCCTCGGCCCTTCACACCGGCTCACAGACCCTCTCTGTTCTTCGCTTCTAACCAG aCCACAGGGTACGCGTCTCCGAGCTCTTTCCAGCCCGTGTCACCCAGTATCAGCAGCCCGCCACGGTCTCTTGCCACGCACTTCGGTCCCATGTCTCCCTCTTTGGACCCTGCTCTCTTCTTCAGTCCGTCGGCCAGTGGCCAGCTGAACCTCAG CCTGCCCAGCCACATgacccagctgcacccccagcaccagCGGATCCTGAcccagaggcagcagcaaggCGGGCAGGCGCAGAG CATCTCCCCCAAGAAGCTGTGGTCTCCTAAAGTGGACCCTTATGCTGGGCTGATGACTTCCAAGGAGAAGGACTGGGTTGTCAAGGTGGAGATGATCCAGCTGCAGAGTGAGAACATGGATGATGACTACTACTACCAG ACATACTACCACCGGCTGGAGCGCAGACAGGCTGAGGAGGAGCTGCTTGGTGGGCGCAACAAGCAGGAGCCCCCCAAGCTGGTCACGCCCTTCATCCAGAAAGTGGAGACATACAACTCTG TGGTGCGCATCGCGGGCTCGCTGGGACAGGTCGCGGTGTCCACTTGCTACAGCCCTCGCCGGGCCATTGATGCTGTGCACCATGCCCTCGTGGAGGAG GCTGCGGGGAGCCACCGGCTTCGGGCGCTGCACAGGATTGAGAAG CTGCTGGAAGTGGAGGAGATGCAGCGGAAGATGTCCCTGgccctggaggagcagcagccctgctgtCAGGTGCAGAAGAGCCAAGAAGTGGAGCGTATCTACCAAGCCTTGAAAATCAGGGCTTGCAGCAGCAACGA GGAGGCAGAGGATGAATTCCTGCAACTGCTGTGTGTGCAGAAAGGCAAGAAGCTCACAGCGCGGCTGCTGCCCCACCTGACCCAAGAGCAAGCGGAGAAGATCCTGCTGACCATCACCCACCACCTGCCCTTCCTCATGAAGAAAGATGTGCTGGACGAG TCTCTCTCCCTGCTCTACAGCCCATTGAACGAGGTGGTGGGCAGGATGACCTTCAGCAAACTCATCGAGGTCCTGCAGGAGATGACCAGGCCTCTGCCTGAGTCCCCTGAACTGCCCCTCACCATGGCCTTGAAGAATCAG TTTGGGATCTCCTTGCTCTACTCCCTGCTGAGCCACGGTGAGAGGCTGCTGTCCTCTGATGTGCCGCTGGAGCCGCGCGGTGGGGACTTCGAGATGTG GACAGACATGGTGTTCCTGGTCGCTCGGGAGCTGTCACAAGTGCCCAGGGCCTTGCTGGTGGAGCCTCTCTTCTTGCCTAGCAACCTTCTCTCGCTCTTCTGCCGCTACCTGGACAAGCAGACCGTCCACCATCTGGAAGCCAAGATGGA GTGCTCCCCGCTGCTGTCGGAGGCTGCCATGCCGTGCTGA